The window AAGAATTTTCTGTTCTAAAATTAGGACATCTTACTTTTAAAATCTCATAAGCTTGACGATGAGTTTGCCTAGGAACTACATTCTCTAGCAACTCGAATATAGTACAATTTCCGTTAATAGCAGCCAATAAGATAGATTCTTTAAGAGTTTCTCTAGGAATATCTAAAATTCCGGAATCTAAAATATTTTTTACAGTTTGTACATCATTATCAGAAATAGCTTGAACTAATATTTTAGACTTATTTTCTTCAAGAGATACAGAAATTGTCATAGCTACAAGATTCAAGTTAAATAAGAACAAAATAGTATACATCTTTATACAAAACTTTATATGTTTATAAGAAAATAACATAATATCCTATTTGGGTATTAAATCAATAAATTACTATCTTCATAAATTAGAATAATAATTTAATTATCAAAAAATCAATAAAAAATTGTACTTAACTTATAGACTTAATTAACAAAACAAAAATATCTTTCATAGTTCTATATTTGATAAAAATATTAAAATGAGAATTAATAAAAATATAATTGTTAATTTTTACTTCTAAATTTTTCTAAAATAAGATATAAGACCAAAAACTAAAATAGCTAACCTTATAGGTTAGCTATTACAAAATAAAAATTAAAATTTATCTAGCATTTCCATATTCAACAATAGCTTTTCTAATTTTAGGCATCAAATATAAAATACCATATAAATTTATTGCTATTAAACCAGCATTTACTAAATCTATAGAGTCCCAAACAAGTTGAACTTTAGCAATAGATGAGAAAAACGCAAGAACAGAGTAAAGTATAGAATAAACCCAAAGATATCTTCCTTTAGTTAAATAACTCCAGCATTCGCGCCCAATGTATGCATATCCTACTAATACACTCATACCAAATATTATAGATAATAATGTAATTAACCAATTTGCAAAACTACCATAAAATGTAGCAAAAGCCTCAGAAGTCAACGCAATTCCAGTTGCTTCATGGTTCCATACACCGGTTAACACTACTATCAAGGCAAGTACAAAACAAACCAAGTAATTACTAATAAATGCAGAAACCATAGACATTATACCATTTTCAACAGGATTTTTATTTCCAGCTGACCCAAAAAAGACAGCTGCTATACCTAGACCTGCTTCAGACGCATTTACAGATCGTGAAAGACCATATCTTATAGCACTTTGCATAGTAGTTCCTAAAATAGCACCTTTTATTGCTTGAGGTTCAAATGCACTGATAACTATAATTCTAAAAGCCTCAATTAAGGCTGAACTATGATAAATTAACAAAAGCAATGTTGAGACAAAAAATATAACTACTTTAAAAGGAACTAATGCCATTGAAAATTTAATAATACGAGCAGCTCCTCCTAACATTATATAAGCAACAAAAGCAAATAATAAAGCTGCTATAATATAAGAGTCAATATTAATAATACTTTTTAAACCACATGTTATAGAGTTAACCTGTACAGCATCACCAGCTGCAAAAGAAAGTAATAAACAAAAAATCGCATAAAAAGCAGGTAGTATAAATCCTCCTGGAACTTTCTTTAAATAAGCCATAGGACCACCGGTTGTAACACTAGCACCTGAATCACTATAAGCACTACTTAAATACACTTCACAAAATCTTATTGGTAAAGCAAAAATACCTAAAACAAATATCCAAAATACAGCACCAGGTCCTCCTTCATGAACAGCAGTTGCCATACCCGCTAAACTGCCATTACCAATACTTGTACTTAAAGCATTAACAAAAGCCTGAAAAGGGCTTAAGGAATCTTCTTTATCCCCTTCCTTCTTTTTCTCTTGAGGAGCTAAAACTAGCTGCCACGATTTAAAAAAATACCGGAACTGTACAAATCTTAAAGCAATAGTAGAAACCACTCCAACTATTACAAATAATACAACTATAGGGTCCCATATCAAATTATTTAACAATTTAACATAATAGCAAATTCGTTCTTGCATTTTTTTCCTTTAATAAATTATTGATTTAAAATTCTAAGTTTTTCAACAAGTAACTCTAATGATACATTAAATTCTTGTTTACCATTTTGATATCTTATACTAACCGAGTTATTTTCTTCTTCTTTTTTACCAAGTATTAACATCAAAGGTATTTTCTCAGTCTGTGCTGATTTAATCTTCGCATTAATAGGGTCAGAAGATTCATCTATTTCAAATCTTATTCTTTCTCGCTCTATAACATTTTTAACTTTTTGAGCATAATCTTTTTGCTGATCTGTAATAGTTAAAATGCTCAACTGTATAGGCGCTAGCCAGAACGGTAGATTTCCCTTGTAATGTTCAAGCAATATAGCAAAAAATCTCTCTAAAGAACCATATATGGCTTGGTGAATAATAACAGGACGCTCAAACCCGCCACTTGACGCAACGTACTTAAGATCAAAATTCTCAGCTTGAAAAAAGTCAAGTTGAACAGTTCCACACTGCCATTGACGTCCCATAGAATCTTTAATAACTATCTCTATCTTAGGTCCATAAAACGCCCCTTCTCCTTCTTTTATTGCATATGGATATCCTAATTTATCTAAAGCATTTTTTAAAGAATTAGTCGCATTTTGCCAAATATTATCATCACCCATCGCTTTTTCGGGCTTAGTTGAAAGAGCAAGATTAATATCTGCAAATTCACATTTTTTAAGAACATCAAAAGCTATATTAAGTATAGTTAAAACTTCTTGCTCAATTTGCTCTAAAGTACAATATATATGAGCATCATCTTGAGTAAAAGCACGTACTCTTAAAAGACCATGAAGAACACCAGAAAGCTCATGTCTATGAACATGACCAAATTCAGCCAATTTTAAAGGTAGTTCTTTATAAGAACGAGGTCTTGTTTTAAATATTAAAAAAGAACCAGGACAATTCATAGGCTTTATAGCATAAGATGCTTCATCAACACAGGTAAAGTACATATTTTCTTTATAATGTGCATAATGTCCCGATCGATGCCATAATTCGTCATTTAATAAAGTTGGAGTAGAAATCTCTTTATAATTATTATAGTAATGCAATTTACGCATATAATTAATAAGGACATTTAAAACAGCTTTACCTTTAGGATGGAAAAATGGAAATCCAACGGCTTCTTGATTAAAAGAAAAAAGATCAAGTTGCTTAGATAATCTTCTATGATCATATCTTAAAGCTTCTTCTATTCTTTTCTCGTAATTATCAAAATCTTCTTTTGTAAAAAATGCCGTACCATGTACTCTTTGTAACGCCTGATTTTCTCTAGACGCGCGCCAATAAGAACCAGAAAGACCTGTTAATTTAAAGTATTTAATTTCGCCAGTAGACAAAACATGACCACCGCGACATAGATCTTTAAAGTCTCCTTGAACAGAAAGTCCTACATAATCTCCTGGTATATTATCTATCAATTCTAATTTGAAAGGATTATTTTTATAAAGTTCTCGTGCTTCTTGCTTTGAGATTTCTTTATGTTCAATTTTATAATCCAAATCAGATATTTCATGCATTCTTTTTTCTATAATATCAAGATCTTCTTCTTTTAAATTATTTGGCAAAATAATATCATAAAAAAACCCTTCTTCTGTGGCTGGACCTATAGTTAATTTAACTTCAGGATATAATTCAGAGAGAGCATGCGCCAATAAATGGGCCGCTGAATGGCGCAAAACCTTTAAGTCTTCTTTTGATTCCATAATCATGACTCCTAAACAGTTTATAAGTAAAATATTTATATAAAATGCCAACAAAATAAGCAATTTATATTTTTTGAAAAATATTAATTATTGATTAAAAATAGATAAATTAAAAATTTTTTAAGATGGGCTTAAGCCCCAGTAGTTTTACAACAAGAAATTGTACAAAAAGTTGTACAAGAGGAAGAGAAAGAAAATAAAGTATTAGAAAAATTAGAGAAAAAATTAAAAATATTTAGAGAATTTATCAGGTCGCTTGCTTTGTTCATTAGCTTGCCCTTAACTTAGTTTTAATTATTATTATTGTCTTTAAATTTTATCAAAAAATAAAATTTTCTGCAATGAAAACATACTTTAACTAAAAAAGTCAATAAATAATATAAGCATTTGTATCAAATTTATGTTAATATTAACATAAATTTAATTATTTCTACTATTTTAAAGAGGGAGGATATTATGCCTAAAATTATGGCTTTAGATTTAGGAGATCAATGGGTAGGAATAGCATTATCTGATACCTCACTTATATTTGCTAAACCTAATACTACAGTAAATATTAATGACATTGAAGAATTTTTATCAAATTTTATTGAAAAAGAAAATATAAAAGAAATAGTCATAGGATATCCTAAAACTTTAAGAGGAACTGAAAGCGAACAAACATTAAAAGTTCTCAATTGGAAATCTCAAGTTGAAAAAAAATTTCCTGAAATAAAATTTGTTTTATGGGACGAAAGATTGAGCAGCAAAAGAGCAGCTGCACTAAAACCTGCAAAGACAAAGGACGAAAAGCTCAAATCACACGCAATAGCAGCTGCATTTATACTTGATTCTTACCTCTCCTTTTTAAGTTCCAGAATCTAGTTTAAATTTTGTTGACAAAAATCGAATGTCTCCTTTAAAGTTTCAAATAGTAGTACAGATTTGTCGCTTTAAAGGAGAGTAGTATGAAGTGTACAAAATGCTCGGGATTAATGGTATCTCAATCATTTTTTGATCATTTTTTAAATTTTGATGGATGGAAGTGTTTAAATTGTGGTAAAATAATTGCACGTAAAGAAAAAATTATAGAATTTGATGCATTTAGCATCTTTTGCCAACAACAAAAACATAATAATAAAAATAATTAAATAATTAAATAATTAATAAGCATGGTATATTTTTTAACATTAAATACTCAATATAAAGATGTAGAAATAGGCTTATTTAATGATAATAAAGATATTATTACTAAAGAGACTATAGTAAATAAAGATATAAACAAATATTTACTAAACACATTAAGTGATATTTTAAATAAAAATAATATTCACTTTCACGATCTAGCATTTATAGCAGCGAATCAAGGACCTGCACCTTTTACTACATTAAGAGTTGTTTTAGCAACCCTTAATGGATTAAACTTTGCTTCTCAAGTGCCATTAATAGGAATTAATGGCCTTAATGCTTTGCTAAACCAATATCAAAATAAAGAAAATAAGTTAACTATTGCATTATTAAATGCCTATGGTCAAGATCTTTATTACGCATTTCAATATCAAGGTCAATACGAAACAGGATGTCAAAATTACACAACATTATTGAATCAAATCAAAGACCGATTTACTCAAGAATCTTTGGTATTTATTGGAAATGGAGCGAATTTATATCAAAAAGAGATTAAGAGTATATTTGATAATAAAGCAGATATATTAAATCCAAATATAGAATCAGCTTCAATTGAAACAATATCTCAGGAAGCTATTAAAAGTTATAAGACACAAAATACTGTCTTTGAATTGCTTCCAGTATATCTCAAAGACAGTATAAACAGTATATCAAAATAATTATAATAAGGAGCGTAACGCTCCTAAACTTACAGCTATGGCTTCTTGAGTACGTAAAATAGTTTTAGTTAAAGCTGAAAACTTAAATTCGTGCTCTATTAACTTCATTTTTTCTTCATAGGTTAAATCTCCTTCAGGACCTACTAAGACTAATAATTCATTAGGACTTTCTAATCTTATATGATCTATTACTTTAGAAAGAGGATCACCGGATGCATCAAAAAAGATATTTAGAACCTTAGGCTTATCTATTTTACTTATAAAGTACAGATCAAATGGCATTACCGGCAAAATGTTTGGCAATATAAACTGTTTAGACTGCTCAGCTGCTGATATCATTATTTTTTTATTTCTTAAACTATCTTTTTCTATATTAATTAACTTATAAGTTTTTTCTGTAATTAATGGTTGAATATCCTGAACACCCATTTGAGTTAATAAATATAATGCTGATTCAAATGCTTCTTTTTTCAGTAAAGGCAAAAGCCAAGTTATTTTAGGATTTAAAGGTTGATTATGATTAATACTGAGCAATTCGACAACTATCTTTTTCTTTGTAATAACCGATATAATAGAACACTTTATATTATAATTAGAATCAAAGAATATAATCTGATCACCCTTTTCAAGCCTTAAAATATTAGATACACGATATAAAATTATTGGATCATCGATCTCATGTATATCAAAACAAGATCTATATTTAACAATATATCCTACGACTTCTGTATATAAAGCAAATTGGTGTTTATTTAAATTCATCTTTATTAAAAGTATAACAAAAACTTACTTCACAAAACTAAAAATTTTTCCAAAGCTTTTTTTACACCAACCTTTGACATTATAATATTTGCATAGCAACCCAATTCCTATTTCACGTATCCATACTTTAAACATAGAAGGGTTTTCAAAAGCATTCTCTATTTTTATATCTTCGTCTATATTAGGATCAAAAAAACTATCAATTTTAGATTCTTTTGATTCTTTAATTCTATGTTCTAAACAAGTCTTCTCGTTCACATCTCTTGACTTACATTCAATAGAAAAATTATAAAAAAGAACAAACCCTAAGGCACAAATAGATACAAATATCTTTTTATTCATCATTATATTCCTACTAATTATTTCTGGTTAATCAATATAAAAAGTCTATAAGCATATTATAGCAACTTTTAAAATATCAATCTATTTAATATAAATTAACAAATGTATAAAAATAATTTCAAGCAATAGAAGTTAAATATAAGATAAAATATAATACTTTAATTTATATATCTATAAAAATATTATTGTTAATTTTGAGTAGAACGTTCAAGTAATAATTGTTTTATTCTTTCATTATTAAATGCATATGCAAATACTGTATTACCATTAACATTTTGAGCATTAATATTAGCTCCATTTTTAAGTAATAACTCAATTAATTCAATATTATCATTGACAGCTGCACACATTAAAGCTGTATTACCATTAACATTTTGAACATTAATATTAGCCCCATTTTTAAGTAATAATTCAACTAATTCCATGTTATCGTTCATGACTGCGCACATCAAAGCTGTATTGCCATTAACATTTTGAGCATCAATATTAGCTCCTTTGAGGATAAGAATCTTCGCCATTTCTTTGATATTATAATATTGCGATTTTTTATCGTTATGAATTAAAGCAGATAATCTTGCTAGCCAAATTAAGGGAGTATAACCATCTTCATCGTTAATATTAACATCTAAATAAAACTGATATCCTTCTTTAATCTTTACAGATTTTCTTAAGATAGAGCTAAAAACTCTTAAAGCAAAAATATTATCTGAAGAAATTATATATGACAACAAACTTTGATTAAGAATTTTAAGATCATTTACATCAATATTTTTTTGCTTAAAGAAAAACATAAAAGAATGTAATCCTATACTATATAAAATATTATTATGTTTTAACGATTGATCAATTCTACAATTTATAAAATCAATCAATAAATCCATAATTTTATTATTATCGTCAATCTTAGATAAATAAGTATTGAATAATAACATCATAATATACTTTTGTGATTCTACTTGTTTAATACAACCTTGTAACTTAGGTCTACTTTGTAGAGATCTATATAATTCATCTATAAAATATATTATTGCTTCAGATAAATTAGGCTTAACTTGAACGGATATTTCAGATAAAGTTTTAATTTCAACTAACTCTTTATAATTCTTTTGATTAACTTGAGGGTGTTCCATTGCACGCAAGTTCAAAGTAAGAGCACTCAAGATAATTGCTATAATAGCTTTTTTCATAAGATAATTTCCTTAATTAATGTATCGATAAATGAGAATTATGTTTGTTAAAATATATTTATAATTTATAAAAAAAATTTAAATATTTTTTTAAACTATTTAATATATTTTGATTATTGTTTTTCTCTGCCAATACAAGATAATTTTTATTTTTAGAGTCAAATTCTATAATCTTTTTACTTTCTTTAAGAAAAAAATCAACTAAATGCTCATAATCATGAATAATAGATAAACTTAAAGGTGTATATCCATATTTATTCTCTAAATTAACATTTGCTTCATAATGAATAAGAATTTTTAACATACGAATATATTTTTCTTTCTCATAAGCACTAAGACGCACTGCCCATATTAAAGCAGTATCTCCAAAATCATCTTGAACATTAACGTCAAAATAATTTATAAATCGTCGCAATAATTTCAAGTTGCCGCGTTTGACCATTTCAATCAATATTTGATCGGTTTTAAATTCTTTGTTTTTTAAATAATTAATAAAATATTTGAAAATAAATTTAGATAATTCAACATTAATATCTAAGAAATAATCACAATCAAACAATAAATCTGCTATTAAAGTTAAATCCTGATTTGAGCAATTCAAATATTTATTAATAACAGGAATCACTAATTTAAAATAAGAAGGATTAAGAAATTTATTAAAGTCAGAAGATTTTTGACATACATAAAACAAATTATTAAAGAATTCTTTAATATTTTTATTATTAAGGCTCGATAAAAAAACAATAATTTTGATACATTTTTGCCCCTTGAGATCAACAGTATCATCAGAATTTATTTTAATTAATTTAGATATCACTAAATCAACAATAAATAATTTACCTTGAGAATGACTTATAAAATTAAGAAGATCAGCATTATATTGAGAAACATATATTAAATCATCAATTAACTGATTTAAATCTGTTTTATTTTTTTCTCCCAAAAATACAATTAAGTCTCGGGTTTTACCCTGATCCTTATGTATCATGGAAACTATATTAAAACTTAACAAGCACAAAATAAGACTTATTATTAAATTTCTTTTCATTTTTCTAATCCTAATCCACTTAAACGGATTCTATCATCTCAATTATATTTTCATTACCAAATTGATCTGCTAAAGTTAAAGCACATTCTCCACTTTTATTCTCAAGATAAATATCCCCCCCATTCTCAACAAGGGCTTGAGCTATCGAGGTAAAACCTTTATTTATAGCTATAACTAATGGACTATCACCAATATTATTTTGCATATTAACATTAGATTTATTAGCAATAAGTATATCTACTAGCTCCTTATAACCGTGAGTTATCGCTTTTATCAAAGCTGTATCACCATCTCTATTTTGCATATTTACGGCAGCTCCATGTTGAAGAAGCATTTGAGATATTGATGTATAACCATTATCTACTGCTATAATTAATGGACTATTACCAGTGTTATTTTGCATGTTAACATTCGATTTATTAGCAATAAGTATATCTACTAGCTCCTTATAACCGTGAGTTACCGCCTTTATCAAAGCTGTATCACCGTCTCTATTTTGCATATTTATGTCAGCTCCATGTTGAAGAAGCATTTGAGATATTGATATATAACCATTATCTACTGCTATAATTAATGGACTATTACCAGTGTTATTTTGTATATTTATATCAGCTCCACGATTAATAAGCATACGGACAAGCTCTTCATTCTCTTGCAGTATCGCTTTTATCAAAGCAGTGTCTCCATTTACATTTTTTTGATTAATATTTAAATTCTCTTGATTTAAAATAAATTTTAATACCTCTTTACTACAAGGGTCACATATAATACTATCTACTAATTCCTTAAAACTTGGCCTAATTTTTAGTCCGTCATTAGGAATACAAAGACGTATAGCCCAAATTAAAGGAGTATCTTCTTGATCATCTACAATATTAACATCAAGTTTTTTGATCAGCATTTTTAATCCCTCTAAATTGCATGTTTTGATCAAATGAATTAATAGATATTGTCCTGCATTATCATATAAACCAGATATATTTATTTTTTCTTTCTCAAAATAATATAAAAAAGATAATACTACACTTTTATATAGTGAAGGATTACATTTTAACTTATCAAGATATACCCAAAATTGCTGCAAGACTATTTGAAAACTTGCACGTTCAAAACATCTTTGATAAATAATCCTTGAAAGAAACTCTTGTCCTTGATCCGTAGATAAATAACTCTTAAAATTGTTATCAATTTGACACTGCAAATCTAATTTACCAAGAAATATTTTTAAATTACGAGATTCATTTCCAGAACGAATAATAAAGAACTGACAGACGTTTTCAAATTCTTTAGAAACAATGACCTCTGAAAAGTGCTGCATTGATAAAATAGGATAACTAAAAATAACTAAAATAATATATAAAAAATTCTTTCTCATGACATACCTGCTTAATTATACAAACTATAAATTAACATAAATTATTAATAAATTTAGAAACACTAAAATAACTAAAATTATTTATATTTTGATTTTTAAATTTTATAAATTAAAATCCAATAAATTAAAAATCTATAAACATAAATATTGAATTAACAAAAATTTTTACAAAAAGAGCTTAATTAAGAATCTTTCTATAACGGACAAATTGTCCATCGTCCTCTATCTGTTCAAATCCAGTTTTCTTATATACACTTCTGGCAGATACGTTACTTGTCCGTGTTACTAAATTAATTAAATAGGCACCATGGTTTTTAAGATCTTCAATAGCATAATTCATTAACTCTTTGGCATATCCTTTATTCCTATAATTTTCATCGACTGCTAAAAATAAAATGTATCCCTGATGAAACCTTTTCATAAAATATGCAATAAATCCTACCGGTTTACTTTCTACATGATAGACTTTAATCTCTAAAGTACCTTTACTTTCAGGCCTATTTGCAATGGCTCTATTTTCTAACATATATTCTGGTGAAAAATCATTAGAAGTTCCAGAAACAAGCCAATACCAATGATTCTTAAACATGTTTACAATGAATTCTTTATCCATTTCTGCATTATAATCATAAACACCGGTTTCACTACAACTTTTAGAAACTTTATGATAAAAAGCAGCAAATGAAAGAACCCCAAATAAACACAATAATAAAATTTTATACCTAATGAATTTTAATTTAACCATTATTAAATCCGCCTTAAAAATTCTTTATTTATAAATTAAACAATTAAACATAGTTATTTTAAATGTAACTTATAACTAAAATCTATGAATATTTCATAATTAAGTATAGGAAGATTAAAAATATTGTCAATATTTGTATTTGAATTTTTAATGAAGTTATATTTAAATAAATAGACATTTTGAACTAAACAATAATATTGCCAATAAAGTCATATTTATATAAATTGTATACAATAAATTAAAAAATCTACACTTACTATAAGTTAATGGGGAAAATAATGAGTAAATATAAATCAAGATATAATTATAATTTAGTATGGATAGATCTAGAAATGACGGGTTTAGATATTGAAAAAGACGTTATTTTGGAGATAGCCACACTGGTAACTAATAATGAATTAGATATCCTTGCAAAAGGACCTGCCCTAGTTATTAATCAAAAAAATGAAATACTTGAACAAATGTCATCATGGTGCATTAAACATCATACTGCTTCAGGATTAGTAGAAGCAGTCAAGCAGTCTACTATAACTATAGAAGAAGCAGAATTGAAAACTTTAGATTTTTTAAAAGAATATACTGTTCCAGAGGGCTCTGTTTTATGTGGAAATTCAGTCTGGCAAGATAGGAATTTTATAAGAAAGTATATGAAAAACTTAGATGAATTTCTAAACTATAGAATAATAGATGTAAGTTCAATCAAAGAGTTAGTAAACAGATGGTATCCAAATAGTTCCAAGAGTAATTTTGTCAAACCTGACGGTCATAGAGCTCTTGAAGATATAATATATTCAGTAGAAGAGCTGAAACATTATAGGACTTACTTTTTCTTGCCACCGCTT of the Candidatus Babela massiliensis genome contains:
- a CDS encoding alanine/glycine:cation symporter family protein; translation: MQERICYYVKLLNNLIWDPIVVLFVIVGVVSTIALRFVQFRYFFKSWQLVLAPQEKKKEGDKEDSLSPFQAFVNALSTSIGNGSLAGMATAVHEGGPGAVFWIFVLGIFALPIRFCEVYLSSAYSDSGASVTTGGPMAYLKKVPGGFILPAFYAIFCLLLSFAAGDAVQVNSITCGLKSIINIDSYIIAALLFAFVAYIMLGGAARIIKFSMALVPFKVVIFFVSTLLLLIYHSSALIEAFRIIVISAFEPQAIKGAILGTTMQSAIRYGLSRSVNASEAGLGIAAVFFGSAGNKNPVENGIMSMVSAFISNYLVCFVLALIVVLTGVWNHEATGIALTSEAFATFYGSFANWLITLLSIIFGMSVLVGYAYIGRECWSYLTKGRYLWVYSILYSVLAFFSSIAKVQLVWDSIDLVNAGLIAINLYGILYLMPKIRKAIVEYGNAR
- the thrS gene encoding threonine--tRNA ligase; the protein is MESKEDLKVLRHSAAHLLAHALSELYPEVKLTIGPATEEGFFYDIILPNNLKEEDLDIIEKRMHEISDLDYKIEHKEISKQEARELYKNNPFKLELIDNIPGDYVGLSVQGDFKDLCRGGHVLSTGEIKYFKLTGLSGSYWRASRENQALQRVHGTAFFTKEDFDNYEKRIEEALRYDHRRLSKQLDLFSFNQEAVGFPFFHPKGKAVLNVLINYMRKLHYYNNYKEISTPTLLNDELWHRSGHYAHYKENMYFTCVDEASYAIKPMNCPGSFLIFKTRPRSYKELPLKLAEFGHVHRHELSGVLHGLLRVRAFTQDDAHIYCTLEQIEQEVLTILNIAFDVLKKCEFADINLALSTKPEKAMGDDNIWQNATNSLKNALDKLGYPYAIKEGEGAFYGPKIEIVIKDSMGRQWQCGTVQLDFFQAENFDLKYVASSGGFERPVIIHQAIYGSLERFFAILLEHYKGNLPFWLAPIQLSILTITDQQKDYAQKVKNVIERERIRFEIDESSDPINAKIKSAQTEKIPLMLILGKKEEENNSVSIRYQNGKQEFNVSLELLVEKLRILNQ
- the ruvX gene encoding Holliday junction resolvase RuvX: MPKIMALDLGDQWVGIALSDTSLIFAKPNTTVNINDIEEFLSNFIEKENIKEIVIGYPKTLRGTESEQTLKVLNWKSQVEKKFPEIKFVLWDERLSSKRAAALKPAKTKDEKLKSHAIAAAFILDSYLSFLSSRI
- the tsaB gene encoding tRNA (adenosine(37)-N6)-threonylcarbamoyltransferase complex dimerization subunit type 1 TsaB encodes the protein MVYFLTLNTQYKDVEIGLFNDNKDIITKETIVNKDINKYLLNTLSDILNKNNIHFHDLAFIAANQGPAPFTTLRVVLATLNGLNFASQVPLIGINGLNALLNQYQNKENKLTIALLNAYGQDLYYAFQYQGQYETGCQNYTTLLNQIKDRFTQESLVFIGNGANLYQKEIKSIFDNKADILNPNIESASIETISQEAIKSYKTQNTVFELLPVYLKDSINSISK
- a CDS encoding RsmE family RNA methyltransferase; this translates as MNLNKHQFALYTEVVGYIVKYRSCFDIHEIDDPIILYRVSNILRLEKGDQIIFFDSNYNIKCSIISVITKKKIVVELLSINHNQPLNPKITWLLPLLKKEAFESALYLLTQMGVQDIQPLITEKTYKLINIEKDSLRNKKIMISAAEQSKQFILPNILPVMPFDLYFISKIDKPKVLNIFFDASGDPLSKVIDHIRLESPNELLVLVGPEGDLTYEEKMKLIEHEFKFSALTKTILRTQEAIAVSLGALRSLL
- a CDS encoding ankyrin repeat domain-containing protein, which gives rise to MKKAIIAIILSALTLNLRAMEHPQVNQKNYKELVEIKTLSEISVQVKPNLSEAIIYFIDELYRSLQSRPKLQGCIKQVESQKYIMMLLFNTYLSKIDDNNKIMDLLIDFINCRIDQSLKHNNILYSIGLHSFMFFFKQKNIDVNDLKILNQSLLSYIISSDNIFALRVFSSILRKSVKIKEGYQFYLDVNINDEDGYTPLIWLARLSALIHNDKKSQYYNIKEMAKILILKGANIDAQNVNGNTALMCAVMNDNMELVELLLKNGANINVQNVNGNTALMCAAVNDNIELIELLLKNGANINAQNVNGNTVFAYAFNNERIKQLLLERSTQN
- a CDS encoding ankyrin repeat domain-containing protein, giving the protein MKRNLIISLILCLLSFNIVSMIHKDQGKTRDLIVFLGEKNKTDLNQLIDDLIYVSQYNADLLNFISHSQGKLFIVDLVISKLIKINSDDTVDLKGQKCIKIIVFLSSLNNKNIKEFFNNLFYVCQKSSDFNKFLNPSYFKLVIPVINKYLNCSNQDLTLIADLLFDCDYFLDINVELSKFIFKYFINYLKNKEFKTDQILIEMVKRGNLKLLRRFINYFDVNVQDDFGDTALIWAVRLSAYEKEKYIRMLKILIHYEANVNLENKYGYTPLSLSIIHDYEHLVDFFLKESKKIIEFDSKNKNYLVLAEKNNNQNILNSLKKYLNFFYKL
- a CDS encoding ankyrin repeat domain-containing protein, which codes for MRKNFLYIILVIFSYPILSMQHFSEVIVSKEFENVCQFFIIRSGNESRNLKIFLGKLDLQCQIDNNFKSYLSTDQGQEFLSRIIYQRCFERASFQIVLQQFWVYLDKLKCNPSLYKSVVLSFLYYFEKEKINISGLYDNAGQYLLIHLIKTCNLEGLKMLIKKLDVNIVDDQEDTPLIWAIRLCIPNDGLKIRPSFKELVDSIICDPCSKEVLKFILNQENLNINQKNVNGDTALIKAILQENEELVRMLINRGADINIQNNTGNSPLIIAVDNGYISISQMLLQHGADINMQNRDGDTALIKAVTHGYKELVDILIANKSNVNMQNNTGNSPLIIAVDNGYTSISQMLLQHGAAVNMQNRDGDTALIKAITHGYKELVDILIANKSNVNMQNNIGDSPLVIAINKGFTSIAQALVENGGDIYLENKSGECALTLADQFGNENIIEMIESV
- a CDS encoding GNAT family N-acetyltransferase: MVKLKFIRYKILLLCLFGVLSFAAFYHKVSKSCSETGVYDYNAEMDKEFIVNMFKNHWYWLVSGTSNDFSPEYMLENRAIANRPESKGTLEIKVYHVESKPVGFIAYFMKRFHQGYILFLAVDENYRNKGYAKELMNYAIEDLKNHGAYLINLVTRTSNVSARSVYKKTGFEQIEDDGQFVRYRKILN
- the orn gene encoding oligoribonuclease, encoding MSKYKSRYNYNLVWIDLEMTGLDIEKDVILEIATLVTNNELDILAKGPALVINQKNEILEQMSSWCIKHHTASGLVEAVKQSTITIEEAELKTLDFLKEYTVPEGSVLCGNSVWQDRNFIRKYMKNLDEFLNYRIIDVSSIKELVNRWYPNSSKSNFVKPDGHRALEDIIYSVEELKHYRTYFFLPPLD